The sequence below is a genomic window from Deltaproteobacteria bacterium.
GGCTCGTCGTCGACCACGAGAATACGCTTCGCATCAGTGGCTGCGGCGGCTGACATGCGCTCTGGATTCTCCGTCGTTGTGCGCACCGGCCGGCGGCCTGAGCGGAAGGACGACCGAGAACGTCGCCCCTTCGCCGCGCTTGCTCGAGTAGGTCAGCTGACCACCGTGCGCCCGCACGATGTTGTCCGAGATCGACAGTCCGAGACCGGTTCCCTCTCCGACATCCTTGGTCGTAAAGAACGGGTCGAGGATGCGGTCGAGCAATTCCGGTTCGATTCCCGGCCCAGAGTCCCGGATTGTTACCTGAACGTGCTGACGATCCTCGGTGAGGCGGATGTCGACCCAGATCGTGCCCTCGCCTTCGATCGCCTGGGCGGCGTTCGTCAGGATGTTCATGAACACTTGGTTGATGTGGCCGGCATTGCAGACGATCTTGGGGAGGTTGGGCTCGAACGTCTTTTCGACCGTGATTCGGTTTTTCAGCAGCGGGCCGATCAGGTTGAGCGTCGTCTCGATGCCGGACACGATGTCGGTCTCCTGCAGATCGCCACCACCGGTTCGCGAAAACGCCTTCAAGTCGCGAACGATCGCCGCCGTCCGTTCCGCCCCGCTGCGAATGGAACGGATCAGCTTGCGCGAGTCCTCGACGAGAAAGTCGAACTCGATGTCGCGTTTGCGCTGCTCGATGGCATCGCGCAGGGTCTGTGGCACGTCGGGGTGACGATCGACTAGTTCCACGAGCCCCAGCAGATCTTCCATGTACCGGCCGAGGAAGTCGACGTTGCCGTACACGAAGTTGATCGGGTTGTTCAGCTCGTGCGCGATCCCAGCGACCAGCCGACCGAGCGACGACATCTTTTCCTGGTGGACGAGTTGGGCCTGCGCCTGCCGCAATTCGGCCATCGCGTGCTCGAGTTCGGCGGTCCGTTCGACCACCTTCTCCTCGAGAAGTTCCTTTTGTTCGCGCTCGCGCCGTAGCAGCTCCTGCAGCCGGCGTTGGATGCGGACGTCGGCCGTGACGTCGCGGTAGGTCTCGATGATGGTCCCGTCGTCGAGCGGCACGGCCGTCACGATGAAC
It includes:
- a CDS encoding PAS domain-containing protein — encoded protein: MEVVRQHVRELLEGSVDAAVILDADRRILYFNRAYQGLTGLRGRQLERRIAEGAHCYEVFPLEICENACLGCKARDVDRPLRVDEIKAVRADGEELTFIVTAVPLDDGTIIETYRDVTADVRIQRRLQELLRREREQKELLEEKVVERTAELEHAMAELRQAQAQLVHQEKMSSLGRLVAGIAHELNNPINFVYGNVDFLGRYMEDLLGLVELVDRHPDVPQTLRDAIEQRKRDIEFDFLVEDSRKLIRSIRSGAERTAAIVRDLKAFSRTGGGDLQETDIVSGIETTLNLIGPLLKNRITVEKTFEPNLPKIVCNAGHINQVFMNILTNAAQAIEGEGTIWVDIRLTEDRQHVQVTIRDSGPGIEPELLDRILDPFFTTKDVGEGTGLGLSISDNIVRAHGGQLTYSSKRGEGATFSVVLPLRPPAGAHNDGESRAHVSRRSH